One Carassius gibelio isolate Cgi1373 ecotype wild population from Czech Republic chromosome A20, carGib1.2-hapl.c, whole genome shotgun sequence DNA segment encodes these proteins:
- the LOC127938926 gene encoding polymeric immunoglobulin receptor-like isoform X2, translating into MVITAYSGGSVVLPCSCADPQTTVRNFTWDYQQGNQWFQVFQDEKYRGRRVLFDKLSPTNLSLLISDLRKNDQGYYKCMTEPNTFTFVNLNVKGCDLVDKSRTVTVEVTGYSGASVVLPCSCTELLAKPEHLQWKYYKENQYKEIYPNEEIENYKNRVKLFDPNTPGNLSLQISALTTEDRGDYQCFVSSQQTVFVRLYVLHPEEKTTHQPSPQTQDSTTSQLKVIPRGHTPQFVFILLGVFFSVLLLALLAFMCWRYRGSRNAKKVTTDGEELKREQDIQDDVMYSSVVHVKRASTPAHTHSEPAELTEYASISVKR; encoded by the exons ATGGTAATAACAGCATACAGCGGTGGATCAGTTGTTCTGCCCTGCTCCTGTGCTGACCCTCAGACGACTGTCAGGAACTTCACCTGGGACTATCAGCAGGGAAATCAATGGTTTCAAGTATTTCAAGATGAGAAATACAGAGGCAGACGTGTGCTGTTTGATAAACTTTCTCCAACAAATCTGTCTCTTCTCATTTCTGACCTCAGAAAGAATGACCAGGGCTACTATAAATGTATGACCGAACCAAATACTTTTACATTTGTTAACTTAAATGTTAAAG GGTGTGATTTGGTTGATAAGAGCAGGACAGTAACAGTTGAAGTGACTGGATATTCAGGAGCGTCTGTGGTTCTGCCCTGTTCCTGCACTGAACTACTGGCTAAACCTGAACACTTACAGTGGAAATATTACAAAGAAAATCAATATAAGGAAATTTACCCAAATGAAGAGATTGAGAATTACAAGAATAGAGTCAAACTGTTCGATCCAAACACTCCAGGAAATCTTTCTCTACAGATATCAGCACTGACCACAGAGGACCGAGGGGACTATCAGTGTTTTGTCTCGTCTCAGCAAACAGTCTTTGTCAGACTTTATGTACTTCATCCTGAAG AAAAAACAACACATCAACCTTCACCACAAACACAAGACTCCACTACTTCACAACTTAAAGTAATTCCACGAGGCCACACACCTCAAT TTGTTTTCATTCTCCTGGGAGTGTTTTTCTCAGTGCTTTTGCTGGCATTACTGGCGTTTATGTGCTGGAGATATAGAG GAAGCAGAAATGCTAAAAAGGTGACCACTGATGGGGAAGAGCTAAAGAGAGAACAAGACATTCAG gatGACGTGATGTATTCATCTGTAGTTCATGTTAAAAGAGCATCTacaccagctcacacacacaGTGAGCCAGCAGAGCTCACAGAGTACGCTAGCATCAGTGTCAAACGCTAG
- the LOC127938926 gene encoding uncharacterized protein LOC127938926 isoform X1, translating into MRTMKDHLYLVIFMFHFSTGCIVDVKQKMVITAYSGGSVVLPCSCADPQTTVRNFTWDYQQGNQWFQVFQDEKYRGRRVLFDKLSPTNLSLLISDLRKNDQGYYKCMTEPNTFTFVNLNVKGCDLVDKSRTVTVEVTGYSGASVVLPCSCTELLAKPEHLQWKYYKENQYKEIYPNEEIENYKNRVKLFDPNTPGNLSLQISALTTEDRGDYQCFVSSQQTVFVRLYVLHPEEKTTHQPSPQTQDSTTSQLKVIPRGHTPQFVFILLGVFFSVLLLALLAFMCWRYRGSRNAKKVTTDGEELKREQDIQDDVMYSSVVHVKRASTPAHTHSEPAELTEYASISVKR; encoded by the exons ATGAGAACCATGAAGGACCACTTATAtcttgtcatttttatgtttcatttcaGTACAG GCTGTATTGTAGATGTGAAGCAGAAAATGGTAATAACAGCATACAGCGGTGGATCAGTTGTTCTGCCCTGCTCCTGTGCTGACCCTCAGACGACTGTCAGGAACTTCACCTGGGACTATCAGCAGGGAAATCAATGGTTTCAAGTATTTCAAGATGAGAAATACAGAGGCAGACGTGTGCTGTTTGATAAACTTTCTCCAACAAATCTGTCTCTTCTCATTTCTGACCTCAGAAAGAATGACCAGGGCTACTATAAATGTATGACCGAACCAAATACTTTTACATTTGTTAACTTAAATGTTAAAG GGTGTGATTTGGTTGATAAGAGCAGGACAGTAACAGTTGAAGTGACTGGATATTCAGGAGCGTCTGTGGTTCTGCCCTGTTCCTGCACTGAACTACTGGCTAAACCTGAACACTTACAGTGGAAATATTACAAAGAAAATCAATATAAGGAAATTTACCCAAATGAAGAGATTGAGAATTACAAGAATAGAGTCAAACTGTTCGATCCAAACACTCCAGGAAATCTTTCTCTACAGATATCAGCACTGACCACAGAGGACCGAGGGGACTATCAGTGTTTTGTCTCGTCTCAGCAAACAGTCTTTGTCAGACTTTATGTACTTCATCCTGAAG AAAAAACAACACATCAACCTTCACCACAAACACAAGACTCCACTACTTCACAACTTAAAGTAATTCCACGAGGCCACACACCTCAAT TTGTTTTCATTCTCCTGGGAGTGTTTTTCTCAGTGCTTTTGCTGGCATTACTGGCGTTTATGTGCTGGAGATATAGAG GAAGCAGAAATGCTAAAAAGGTGACCACTGATGGGGAAGAGCTAAAGAGAGAACAAGACATTCAG gatGACGTGATGTATTCATCTGTAGTTCATGTTAAAAGAGCATCTacaccagctcacacacacaGTGAGCCAGCAGAGCTCACAGAGTACGCTAGCATCAGTGTCAAACGCTAG
- the LOC127938218 gene encoding polymeric immunoglobulin receptor-like, with amino-acid sequence MVITAYSGGSVVLPCSCADPQTTVRTFTWDYQQGNIWFQVFQDEKYSGRRVLFDKLSPKNLSLLISDLRKNDQGYYRCMTEPMIYTQVKLNVKGCDLVDNMRTVEVIGYSGGSVVLPCSCTELLAKPEHIQWKYYKENQYKEIYPNEEIENYKNRVKLFDPNTPGNLSLQISALTTEDRGYYQCFVSSQQTVFVRLYVLHDEEKTSTISVSTHQLSHQTQEPSPPRQTQHTPQYVFILVAVFSVILLLAFLALSSRCGEEEVPCSDVVYVETIYTSSCTE; translated from the exons ATGGTAATAACAGCATACAGCGGTGGATCAGTTGTTCTGCCCTGCTCCTGTGCTGACCCTCAGACGACTGTCAGGACATTCACCTGGGACTATCAGCAGGGAAATATATGGTTTCAAGTATTTCAAGATGAGAAATACAGCGGCAGACGTGTGCTGTTTGATAAACTTTCTCCAAAAAATCTGTCTCTTCTCATTTCTGACCTCAGAAAGAATGACCAGGGCTACTATAGATGTATGACCGAACCAATGATCTACACACaggttaaattaaatgttaaag GGTGTGATTTGGTTGATAACATGAGGACAGTTGAAGTGATTGGATATTCAGGAGGGTCTGTGGTTCTGCCCTGTTCCTGCACTGAACTACTGGCTAAACCTGAACACATACAGTGGAAATATTACAAAGAAAATCAATATAAGGAAATTTACCCAAATGAAGAGATTGAGAATTACAAGAACAGAGTCAAACTGTTCGATCCAAACACTCCAGGAAATCTTTCTCTACAGATATCAGCACTGACCACAGAGGACCGAGGGTACTATCAGTGTTTTGTCTCGTCTCAGCAAACAGTCTTTGTCAGACTTTATGTACTTCATGATGAAG AGAAAACAAGTACAATCAGTGTATCAACACATCAGCTCTCTCACCAAACACAAGAACCTTCACCACCACGACAAACACAGCACACACCACAAT ATGTTTTCATTTTAGTGGCTGTGTTTTCTGTAATACTGTTACTGGCATTTCTGGCATTATCTTCTAGATGTGGAGAG GAGGAAGTGCCATGCTCTGATGTAGTTTATGTTGAAACCATCTACACCAGCTCATGCACAGAATGA